In one window of Zhihengliuella sp. ISTPL4 DNA:
- a CDS encoding aminotransferase class V-fold PLP-dependent enzyme encodes MPAPQFPAPLTLNSGLRARDAWPLDPTVIHLNHGSFGAVPSVVVAHQDALRRRADLSPVEWFPRIAERVQEARQRTAPFVGARAEDSVFVPNASAAATVVYNALQLESGDEILVTDQGYGAITMGAERLARRFGAAVRTVTLPLLADDDEIVQLFADALTRRTRLLVVDQITSPTARLLPTRRIADLAAERGVRTLVDGAHAPGLIPDAAAVAGGDWWFGNLHKWPCAPRGSALLVTTAPDRDELWPLIDSWAAREPYPERFDTQGTIDATTYLATPTAIEFIEAEFGWASARDAMTARADAGAELIAEALRPFSDEDPLTALPSPVPSMRLIRLPLGLGATREEADALRMDLLDEVGVETAFTSFRGVGYFRLSAHLYTEASDIEAFVERCVPAILRRAGIRPADALILP; translated from the coding sequence ATGCCCGCTCCGCAGTTCCCCGCTCCGCTCACGCTGAACTCCGGCCTGCGAGCGCGCGATGCCTGGCCTCTCGACCCGACCGTGATCCACCTCAACCATGGGTCCTTCGGGGCGGTGCCGTCGGTGGTGGTCGCCCACCAGGACGCTCTGCGCCGCCGCGCCGACCTGAGCCCCGTCGAGTGGTTCCCTCGGATCGCGGAGCGAGTGCAGGAGGCGAGGCAGCGGACCGCCCCGTTCGTCGGCGCCCGCGCGGAGGACAGCGTGTTCGTGCCCAACGCCTCCGCCGCAGCCACCGTCGTCTACAACGCCCTCCAGCTCGAGAGCGGAGACGAGATCCTCGTCACCGACCAGGGCTACGGCGCCATCACCATGGGGGCCGAGCGCCTCGCCCGCCGGTTCGGCGCCGCCGTCCGCACGGTCACCCTGCCTTTGCTCGCCGATGACGACGAGATCGTGCAGCTGTTCGCCGACGCCCTCACCCGGCGCACGCGGCTGCTCGTCGTCGACCAGATCACCTCGCCCACGGCCCGCCTGCTGCCCACCCGCCGCATCGCCGACCTCGCGGCCGAGCGCGGCGTGCGCACCCTGGTCGACGGCGCCCACGCCCCCGGCCTCATCCCGGACGCGGCGGCCGTCGCCGGCGGCGACTGGTGGTTCGGCAATCTGCACAAGTGGCCCTGCGCCCCGCGCGGCTCCGCCCTCCTCGTCACCACCGCCCCCGACCGCGACGAGCTCTGGCCGCTGATCGACTCCTGGGCCGCGCGCGAGCCGTATCCCGAGCGCTTCGACACCCAGGGCACGATCGACGCGACGACCTACCTCGCCACCCCCACCGCGATCGAGTTCATCGAGGCGGAGTTCGGATGGGCGTCCGCCCGCGACGCCATGACCGCGCGCGCCGACGCGGGTGCTGAGCTCATCGCCGAAGCCCTGCGCCCCTTCAGCGACGAGGACCCGCTGACCGCGCTCCCCTCGCCGGTGCCGTCCATGCGGCTCATCCGGCTGCCACTCGGCCTCGGTGCCACCCGCGAGGAGGCCGACGCGCTGCGCATGGACCTCCTCGACGAGGTCGGCGTGGAGACCGCATTCACGAGCTTCCGCGGCGTCGGCTACTTCCGCCTCTCCGCGCATCTGTACACGGAGGCCTCCGACATCGAGGCGTTCGTCGAGCGCTGCGTCCCCGCGATCCTGCGCCGCGCCGGCATCCGCCCCGCCGACGCCCTCATCCTCCCCTGA
- a CDS encoding FadR/GntR family transcriptional regulator: MSALDTALHGLRALIADGALRPGDRLPSEGELCERLGVSRGSLREAIRTLAALGVLETRHGSGSYVSELRAADLIGSLSLTVGLLPMAGVLELTELRRVLEPHAAALAAARIDEDTVAALDEVLTEIESTTDFEAQSRLDHEFHMAISSVAGNEALTSLIDVLRSRSRAYRISDPEDAAELKIHSDAGHRAILRGLAAADPVAASAAASAHVAYTEYWVRRYSGL, translated from the coding sequence ATGAGCGCACTCGACACGGCGCTGCACGGCCTGCGGGCTCTCATCGCCGACGGCGCTCTGCGCCCCGGCGACCGGCTGCCGAGCGAGGGGGAGCTCTGCGAACGGCTGGGCGTCTCCCGGGGGTCGCTGCGTGAGGCGATCCGCACCCTCGCCGCGCTCGGCGTGCTGGAGACGCGGCACGGTTCCGGGAGCTACGTGAGCGAGCTCCGCGCGGCCGACCTCATCGGCAGTCTCTCGCTCACGGTCGGGCTGCTGCCGATGGCCGGGGTGCTGGAACTGACCGAGCTCCGACGGGTGCTCGAGCCCCATGCGGCGGCGCTCGCCGCGGCCCGGATCGACGAGGACACGGTGGCCGCGCTCGACGAGGTGCTCACGGAGATCGAGTCGACGACGGACTTCGAGGCGCAGTCCCGCCTCGACCACGAGTTCCACATGGCCATCTCGTCGGTCGCGGGCAACGAGGCCCTGACGAGCCTCATCGACGTGCTGCGCTCCCGCTCCCGGGCCTACCGGATCTCCGACCCGGAGGACGCCGCGGAGCTCAAGATCCACTCCGACGCCGGCCACCGCGCCATCCTCCGCGGCCTCGCCGCTGCGGATCCGGTCGCCGCGTCCGCGGCGGCGTCCGCCCACGTCGCCTACACCGAGTACTGGGTGCGGCGGTACTCCGGCCTCTGA
- a CDS encoding glycine cleavage system transcriptional repressor: protein MTTLILTVAGADRPGLVAAVADVVDAHGGNWENSSLAELAGTFAGVIEVSVPTERTGELETALRAIQGQGLLTLSVLTGTPGPSEDEEQLLVMQVLGNDRPGIVREVSAVLNAHALSIEELTTETREAAMAGGRLFEASVIAKVPPTVDLDALRADLERLASEIQVDITLG from the coding sequence ATGACCACACTCATCCTCACTGTCGCGGGTGCCGACCGTCCGGGCCTCGTGGCCGCCGTCGCCGATGTCGTCGACGCCCACGGCGGCAACTGGGAGAACAGCTCCCTCGCCGAGCTCGCCGGCACGTTCGCCGGTGTCATCGAGGTGTCCGTGCCGACGGAGCGCACCGGGGAGCTCGAGACCGCCCTCCGGGCGATCCAGGGCCAGGGGCTGCTCACACTGTCGGTGCTCACCGGCACGCCGGGGCCGTCGGAGGACGAGGAGCAGCTGCTCGTGATGCAGGTGCTCGGCAACGACCGCCCCGGCATCGTGCGCGAGGTCTCGGCGGTGCTGAACGCGCACGCCCTGAGCATCGAGGAGCTCACGACCGAGACCCGCGAGGCTGCGATGGCCGGCGGAAGGCTCTTCGAGGCGTCGGTGATCGCGAAGGTCCCGCCGACGGTCGACCTCGACGCCCTGCGCGCCGACCTGGAGCGCCTCGCGTCGGAGATCCAGGTCGACATCACGCTCGGGTAG
- a CDS encoding PLP-dependent cysteine synthase family protein — translation MSDWTSTAIALLEADANRSADTHLHLFPLPLEWGIDLYLKDESVHPTGSLKHRLARSLLLYGLVNGRIREDTTLVESSSGSTAVSEAYFARMLGLKFITVVPRSTVQEKIDLIEFYGGTCHFVDRPEDMSSEAQRLAADCTGHYLDQFTFAERATDWRGNNNIAESVFSQLAQERHPIPRWIVTGAGTGGTSATFGRYVKYRRHDTRIAVVDPEGSAFYDGWAGTVDPPAGRPSRIEGIGRPRVEASFVPSVIDEMIQVPDAGSIAAIRLLRERTLHWAGGSTGTNLYGAFQLIARMRAAGETGSVVTLICDSGVRYAGTYYSDEWVAHQGWDLAPHRARLERFLETGVWAE, via the coding sequence ATGAGCGACTGGACCAGCACCGCGATCGCCCTGCTGGAAGCCGATGCCAACCGCAGCGCCGACACACACCTGCACCTGTTCCCGCTGCCGCTGGAGTGGGGCATCGACCTCTACCTCAAGGACGAGTCGGTGCACCCGACCGGCTCGCTCAAGCACCGCCTCGCGCGCTCCCTCCTCCTCTACGGGCTCGTCAACGGGCGCATCCGTGAGGACACGACCCTCGTGGAGTCCTCGAGCGGGTCGACCGCGGTGTCGGAGGCCTACTTCGCCCGCATGCTGGGGCTGAAGTTCATCACGGTCGTGCCTCGGTCGACGGTGCAGGAGAAGATCGACCTCATCGAGTTCTACGGCGGAACCTGCCACTTCGTCGACCGTCCGGAGGACATGTCGTCCGAGGCGCAGCGCCTGGCGGCGGACTGCACCGGGCACTACCTCGACCAGTTCACCTTCGCCGAGCGCGCGACCGACTGGCGCGGCAACAACAACATCGCTGAGAGCGTGTTCAGCCAGCTCGCCCAGGAGCGGCATCCGATCCCCCGCTGGATCGTCACGGGCGCCGGCACCGGCGGCACCAGCGCCACGTTCGGCCGCTATGTGAAGTACCGTCGCCATGACACCCGGATCGCCGTCGTCGATCCCGAGGGCTCGGCCTTCTACGACGGCTGGGCGGGCACGGTCGACCCGCCGGCCGGACGCCCGAGCCGCATCGAGGGCATCGGGCGGCCACGGGTGGAGGCCTCGTTCGTGCCGTCCGTGATCGACGAGATGATCCAGGTCCCTGACGCGGGCTCCATCGCCGCGATCCGCCTCCTCCGCGAGCGCACCCTGCACTGGGCGGGCGGCTCCACCGGCACGAACCTCTACGGCGCATTCCAGCTCATCGCCCGGATGCGTGCCGCGGGCGAGACCGGCAGCGTCGTGACCCTGATCTGCGACAGCGGTGTGCGGTACGCCGGCACGTACTACTCGGACGAGTGGGTTGCGCACCAGGGGTGGGATCTCGCGCCGCACCGTGCGCGGTTGGAGCGGTTCCTGGAGACCGGGGTCTGGGCCGAGTGA
- a CDS encoding GntR family transcriptional regulator, translating into MSLIEDAIDRHSAAPMYDQLRQLIIDGIARDGLQPGDPLPGEHRLCERYGISRTVVRQALAQLEHEGLVERVKGKGTFVSRPRTSESLVHTLVGLYDDVERRGGHVHSDVLRHEQTVADEEVALALEVPVGSPVIVLERLRHVDGEPWSLSTTWMPEAVGAVTLGADLTEASLYRLLADHGIIATHGVRSAEATVATHEQAQHLGVSAGSALLRLRSISRSEDGLPIEYFIAYHRGDRSRFEFQLQQEQSQASLMHVDGSGGASPAGTVG; encoded by the coding sequence ATGTCTCTCATCGAGGACGCGATCGACCGCCACAGCGCGGCTCCCATGTACGACCAGCTCCGGCAGCTGATCATCGACGGCATCGCCCGCGACGGTCTGCAGCCGGGCGATCCTCTTCCCGGCGAGCACCGGCTGTGCGAGCGCTACGGCATCTCCCGCACGGTCGTGCGCCAGGCGCTCGCCCAGCTCGAGCACGAGGGACTCGTCGAGCGCGTGAAGGGCAAGGGCACCTTCGTCTCCCGTCCGCGCACCAGCGAGAGTCTCGTGCACACGCTGGTCGGGCTGTACGACGACGTCGAGCGGCGCGGCGGCCACGTGCACAGCGACGTCCTCCGGCACGAGCAGACCGTCGCCGACGAGGAGGTCGCCCTCGCCCTGGAGGTTCCGGTCGGATCGCCGGTGATCGTGCTCGAGCGGCTGCGGCACGTCGACGGCGAGCCCTGGTCGCTCTCCACCACGTGGATGCCGGAGGCGGTGGGGGCGGTGACGCTCGGCGCCGACCTCACCGAGGCGTCGCTGTACCGGCTGCTCGCCGACCACGGCATCATCGCCACGCACGGCGTCCGCTCGGCCGAGGCGACGGTCGCCACGCACGAGCAGGCTCAGCACCTCGGTGTGAGCGCCGGCTCCGCCCTCCTGCGCCTGCGCAGCATCAGCCGCAGTGAGGACGGGCTGCCGATCGAGTACTTCATCGCGTACCACCGCGGCGACCGCTCGCGCTTCGAATTCCAGCTCCAGCAGGAGCAGTCCCAGGCGTCGTTGATGCACGTGGACGGATCGGGCGGCGCCTCCCCCGCGGGCACGGTGGGCTGA
- the rbsD gene encoding D-ribose pyranase, which produces MRKTSTTINPALSRVISETGHTDLIVVTDAGLPIPPGSERIDLAYRPGAPAFLDVLDTVLAELVVEGATVSAEVAEKSPEVLDALRERFADAGFEIELVPHVEFKERTHAARAFVRSGEFTPYANVILHAGVAY; this is translated from the coding sequence ATGCGCAAGACCTCGACCACGATCAACCCCGCGCTCTCCCGCGTCATCAGCGAGACCGGGCACACCGATCTGATCGTCGTGACGGACGCCGGGCTGCCGATCCCGCCGGGCTCCGAGCGCATCGACCTCGCCTACCGTCCCGGCGCTCCCGCGTTCCTCGACGTGCTCGACACGGTGCTCGCGGAGCTCGTGGTCGAGGGGGCGACGGTGTCGGCCGAGGTCGCCGAGAAGAGCCCGGAGGTGCTCGATGCCCTGCGCGAGCGCTTCGCCGACGCAGGCTTCGAGATCGAGCTCGTCCCGCACGTCGAGTTCAAGGAGCGCACGCACGCCGCCCGCGCCTTCGTGCGCTCGGGGGAGTTCACCCCGTACGCGAACGTGATCCTGCACGCGGGGGTGGCGTACTGA
- a CDS encoding ribokinase, translating to MTPEHPGDRSGVVIVGSVTADVTTFSQRLPARGETILGDEFTLMLGGKGANQAVAAGRSGARTSFVGCVGDDLFHDLVVDGLTAAGVDLAHLRTVPGPTGIAHIRVDASAQNDIVMVPLANAALSTGQIDEALAALAPTTSVLLTQLETPSALTAHITARGREHGMTVILDPAPAAELAPEIWRSIDIVTPNETEASLISGIEVTDAASAERAGHWFLEQGVGAAVITLAGQGSCVVTAEGATVVPPFPVEAVDTTAAGDAYAGYLGAALASGAALTDAVRLATAAGALTVTEQGASPSLPHRADVEAFLAARTAAPVAN from the coding sequence ATGACACCCGAACACCCCGGCGACCGCTCCGGCGTCGTCATCGTCGGCAGCGTGACGGCCGACGTCACGACCTTCTCCCAGCGGCTCCCCGCCCGCGGCGAGACCATCCTCGGCGACGAGTTCACGCTGATGCTCGGCGGCAAGGGCGCGAACCAGGCCGTCGCGGCGGGACGCTCCGGCGCCCGCACGAGCTTCGTCGGCTGCGTCGGCGACGACCTGTTCCACGATCTCGTGGTGGACGGGCTCACCGCCGCCGGCGTCGACCTCGCGCACCTGCGCACCGTGCCGGGCCCGACCGGCATCGCGCACATCCGCGTCGACGCCTCCGCGCAGAACGACATCGTGATGGTGCCGCTCGCGAACGCCGCCCTGAGCACGGGACAGATCGACGAGGCCCTCGCGGCTCTGGCCCCCACGACCTCGGTGCTGCTCACCCAGCTCGAGACCCCGTCCGCGCTGACCGCCCACATCACGGCCCGCGGCCGCGAGCACGGGATGACCGTGATCCTCGATCCGGCACCGGCTGCGGAGCTGGCACCGGAGATCTGGCGGAGCATCGACATCGTCACCCCGAACGAGACCGAGGCATCGCTCATCAGCGGCATCGAGGTGACAGATGCCGCGTCCGCCGAGCGCGCCGGGCACTGGTTCCTGGAGCAGGGCGTCGGCGCCGCCGTCATCACCCTGGCCGGGCAGGGGTCCTGCGTCGTCACCGCCGAGGGCGCCACCGTCGTCCCGCCGTTCCCCGTGGAGGCCGTCGACACCACCGCCGCGGGCGACGCCTACGCCGGCTACCTCGGTGCCGCGCTCGCGAGCGGAGCGGCCCTCACCGATGCGGTGCGGCTGGCGACCGCCGCGGGCGCCCTCACCGTCACGGAGCAGGGGGCCTCACCGAGCCTCCCCCACCGCGCCGACGTCGAGGCCTTCCTCGCCGCGCGCACCGCGGCCCCCGTCGCGAACTGA
- a CDS encoding transaldolase family protein, which translates to MTAIAPRLYVDSADTDRVARLLSAGVVHGVTTNPTILERGGRTAAEMPDLYARWVEEGAREVFFQTWGGDTASFLRNAEGIRALGERVAVKVPATAAGFAAASALVRDGATVLVTAVYSVAQALACASIGAQYIAPYLGRMRDAGMDGDALIARMQEMCAGSAANVLAASLRSADDITGLRAAGVPYFTAAPDVLDQLLFHEVSDSSAAEFDAAMQRLGA; encoded by the coding sequence ATGACCGCGATCGCGCCCCGCCTGTACGTCGACAGCGCTGACACCGACCGTGTCGCGCGGCTGCTCTCCGCAGGGGTCGTGCACGGCGTCACGACGAACCCCACGATCCTCGAGCGTGGCGGGCGGACGGCCGCGGAGATGCCCGACCTCTACGCCCGCTGGGTCGAGGAGGGCGCTCGGGAGGTGTTCTTCCAGACGTGGGGTGGTGACACCGCCTCCTTCCTCCGGAACGCGGAGGGCATCCGCGCGCTCGGCGAACGCGTTGCGGTCAAGGTGCCCGCGACCGCAGCGGGTTTCGCGGCGGCTTCCGCCCTCGTCCGGGACGGCGCCACGGTCCTCGTCACCGCGGTCTACTCCGTCGCGCAGGCGCTCGCGTGCGCCTCGATCGGCGCCCAGTACATCGCGCCCTATCTGGGGCGTATGCGCGACGCGGGCATGGACGGCGACGCGCTCATCGCCCGGATGCAGGAGATGTGCGCGGGCAGCGCCGCCAACGTCCTCGCCGCCTCCCTGCGCTCCGCCGACGACATCACCGGGCTGCGCGCAGCCGGAGTCCCCTACTTCACCGCCGCGCCCGACGTGCTCGACCAGCTGCTGTTCCACGAGGTGAGCGACAGCTCGGCGGCGGAGTTCGACGCCGCGATGCAGCGGCTCGGGGCCTGA
- a CDS encoding FadR/GntR family transcriptional regulator, with protein MAVTDEAIEKIKAMIVSGELAPGDRLPPEKELSERLGLSRNSMREAVKALEVIRVLDVRRGDGTYVTSLEPHLLLEAIAFVVDMHDDDSMLEMFAVRRMLESQATGLAATLGTDEAIATLQEEVEAVDASVGIEELVDHDIRFHREIVGMAGNAYLASLIEHLSSQTVRARVWRGLTEGGAAERTLSEHRAIADAIAQRDSALATSLATAHIAGVERWLRQAASA; from the coding sequence ATGGCAGTCACGGACGAGGCGATCGAGAAGATCAAGGCGATGATCGTGTCGGGCGAACTGGCCCCCGGCGATCGCCTGCCCCCGGAGAAGGAGCTCTCCGAGCGCCTCGGCCTCTCCCGCAACTCGATGCGCGAAGCGGTCAAGGCGCTGGAGGTCATCCGCGTGCTGGACGTGCGCCGCGGGGACGGCACCTACGTGACGAGCCTGGAGCCGCACCTGCTGCTGGAGGCGATCGCGTTCGTCGTCGACATGCACGACGACGACTCGATGCTGGAGATGTTCGCCGTCCGCCGGATGCTCGAATCGCAGGCCACCGGTCTCGCGGCCACCCTCGGCACGGACGAGGCGATCGCGACCCTGCAGGAGGAGGTCGAGGCCGTCGACGCCTCCGTCGGGATCGAGGAGCTCGTCGATCACGACATCCGCTTCCATCGCGAGATCGTTGGCATGGCGGGCAACGCCTACCTCGCGAGCCTCATCGAGCACCTCAGCAGCCAGACGGTCCGGGCGCGCGTCTGGCGGGGACTCACGGAGGGCGGCGCCGCGGAGCGCACGCTGTCGGAGCACCGCGCCATCGCCGATGCCATCGCCCAGCGCGACTCGGCGCTGGCGACCTCCCTCGCCACGGCCCACATCGCGGGTGTCGAGCGGTGGCTGCGGCAGGCCGCTTCGGCCTGA
- a CDS encoding amidohydrolase family protein yields the protein MRILDSHLHLWDPEALGYTWLEGPLARRFGADELERARVEQATDERAVFVQAETAEDDFLAEVRWVAGQAERLGVVGIVAGARLDRGTDTTVHLESLTAEPLVVGVRHLLQGEPDGVMLSSAFISGAREVAAHGWTFDACVRAAQLPDLARLSGAIPELRIVLDHLGKPEVGTASAPLPPSVEWERDLAELARHPEVFCKVSGLPAEAGGDWSLAQLEPFLDTAADVFGPERLMWGSDWPVSAVGSVEPDDPRASADGAPAYQPSARSRWADAVATWAASRGIDHDALFHATATSFYSL from the coding sequence ATGCGCATCCTCGACTCGCACCTGCACCTGTGGGATCCGGAAGCCCTCGGGTACACGTGGCTCGAAGGGCCGCTCGCGAGGCGCTTCGGAGCCGACGAGCTCGAGCGTGCGCGGGTGGAGCAGGCCACGGACGAGCGGGCCGTGTTCGTGCAGGCCGAGACCGCTGAGGACGACTTCCTCGCCGAGGTCCGGTGGGTGGCCGGGCAGGCGGAACGCCTCGGGGTGGTCGGCATCGTCGCCGGCGCTCGGCTCGACCGCGGCACCGACACCACGGTGCACCTGGAGAGCCTCACCGCGGAGCCCTTGGTCGTCGGGGTGCGCCATCTGCTGCAGGGGGAGCCGGACGGCGTGATGCTCTCGTCCGCCTTCATCTCCGGAGCCCGCGAGGTCGCGGCGCACGGGTGGACCTTCGACGCGTGCGTGCGTGCCGCGCAGCTCCCCGACCTCGCGCGACTGTCGGGCGCGATCCCCGAGCTGCGGATCGTGCTCGATCACCTGGGGAAGCCGGAGGTCGGGACGGCTTCTGCCCCGCTCCCGCCTTCCGTGGAGTGGGAGCGCGACCTCGCCGAGCTCGCGCGACACCCCGAGGTGTTCTGCAAGGTGTCCGGACTGCCGGCGGAGGCCGGAGGGGACTGGAGCCTCGCGCAGCTCGAGCCCTTCCTCGACACCGCGGCCGACGTCTTCGGTCCCGAGCGCCTGATGTGGGGGAGCGACTGGCCCGTGTCGGCGGTCGGCTCCGTGGAGCCGGACGACCCACGCGCGTCCGCCGACGGCGCGCCCGCGTACCAGCCGTCCGCCCGCAGCCGCTGGGCCGACGCGGTGGCGACGTGGGCCGCCTCCCGCGGCATCGATCACGACGCCCTCTTCCACGCCACCGCCACCTCCTTCTACTCCCTCTAG
- a CDS encoding SDR family NAD(P)-dependent oxidoreductase, with amino-acid sequence MTLRQAQGPDAGTDGLVAIVTGGASGIGAAIADRLHEDGVIVAVLDRDTTHADERFAAFTADVSDRASVDAAVTAVAERFGRIDIVVNNAGIGAQGDIAANDDDEWARVLSINVTGIARVTSAALPWLRKSPAAAVCNTASIASTTGLPQRALYSASKGAVSALTRAMAADHLREGIRVNAVNPGTADTPWVGRLLDSATDPAAERAALEARQPHGRLVSPDEVAAAVAYLVSPAAGSTTGTFIEVDGGMAQLRLRPE; translated from the coding sequence GTGACCCTTCGACAGGCTCAGGGACCCGACGCCGGCACGGATGGCCTCGTGGCCATCGTCACCGGTGGCGCCTCCGGCATCGGCGCGGCGATCGCCGACCGTCTGCACGAGGACGGCGTCATCGTCGCGGTCCTCGATCGTGACACCACCCACGCCGACGAGCGGTTCGCCGCGTTCACCGCCGACGTCTCCGACCGCGCGAGCGTGGACGCCGCCGTCACCGCCGTCGCCGAGCGCTTCGGCCGCATCGACATCGTCGTCAACAACGCCGGCATCGGCGCACAGGGTGACATCGCCGCGAACGACGACGACGAGTGGGCCCGCGTCCTCTCCATCAACGTCACCGGCATCGCACGGGTGACCTCGGCAGCGCTGCCCTGGCTGCGGAAGTCCCCCGCCGCCGCGGTGTGCAACACGGCGTCGATCGCCTCCACGACCGGGCTCCCGCAGCGGGCGCTGTACTCCGCGTCGAAGGGCGCCGTGTCGGCTCTGACCCGCGCGATGGCCGCCGACCACCTGCGCGAGGGTATCCGTGTCAATGCGGTCAACCCCGGCACCGCCGACACGCCCTGGGTCGGACGACTGCTCGATTCCGCGACTGACCCCGCCGCCGAGCGGGCCGCGTTGGAGGCACGACAGCCCCACGGGCGCCTGGTGAGCCCCGACGAGGTCGCCGCCGCCGTCGCCTACCTCGTGAGCCCCGCCGCGGGTTCCACCACGGGCACCTTCATCGAGGTCGACGGGGGGATGGCGCAACTCCGCCTCCGCCCCGAGTGA
- a CDS encoding fumarylacetoacetate hydrolase family protein, which produces MKFARLGTPGAEIPVLLEGDRYLDLRPVTSDVNGDFLAGDFVARVAAARDAGELSELPDAATMRIGAPIARPSAVICIGMNYAAHAAESGSEPPTIPIIFLKTPNTVVGPNDTVTIPRGSEKTDWEVELGIVIGTRTAYLDSPEESMAHVAGFVAANDVSERDFQMAVSGGQWSKGKIAFGFNPTGPWLVTPDEVDHQSLGLRSFVNGEPRQDSNTSDMIFTVEQIVHHLSQYVTLEPGDLILTGTPQGVALSGKYPYLAAGDVVEIEIDGLGRQRQDFIAWEAEK; this is translated from the coding sequence ATGAAGTTCGCGCGGCTCGGCACCCCGGGGGCGGAGATCCCCGTCCTCCTGGAGGGTGACCGCTACCTCGACCTCCGCCCGGTGACATCCGATGTCAACGGCGACTTCCTTGCGGGAGACTTCGTCGCCCGCGTCGCCGCCGCCCGCGACGCCGGGGAGCTCTCCGAGCTGCCGGACGCCGCGACGATGCGCATCGGCGCCCCGATCGCCCGCCCGAGCGCGGTGATCTGCATCGGGATGAACTACGCCGCCCATGCCGCGGAGTCGGGGTCGGAGCCGCCGACCATCCCCATCATCTTCCTCAAGACCCCCAACACGGTCGTCGGCCCGAACGACACCGTGACGATCCCACGCGGGAGCGAGAAGACCGACTGGGAGGTCGAGCTCGGCATCGTCATCGGCACCCGCACCGCGTACCTCGACTCCCCGGAGGAGTCGATGGCGCACGTCGCCGGCTTCGTCGCCGCGAACGACGTGTCGGAGCGGGACTTCCAGATGGCGGTCTCCGGCGGGCAGTGGTCGAAAGGCAAGATCGCCTTCGGCTTCAACCCCACGGGTCCGTGGCTGGTCACGCCCGACGAGGTGGACCATCAGTCGCTCGGCCTCCGCAGCTTCGTGAACGGCGAGCCGCGACAGGACTCGAACACGAGCGACATGATCTTCACGGTCGAGCAGATCGTGCACCACCTGTCGCAGTACGTGACGCTCGAGCCCGGTGACCTGATCCTCACGGGCACCCCGCAGGGCGTGGCCCTGTCCGGCAAGTACCCCTACCTGGCGGCGGGCGACGTGGTCGAGATCGAGATCGACGGCCTCGGCCGTCAGCGCCAGGACTTCATCGCATGGGAGGCAGAGAAGTGA